The stretch of DNA GTATCGGCGGTACCGTCGAACGGAGTAGCGATAGGAGCCGTACGAGACGCCGAACGTCGTCAGGACGTACACGGCGACCCCGCCGACGACGAGCGGCGTGGGGTCGAGAGCACCCGACGCCCCGAACCAGGTCGCGACCAGGCCGATCACCGTGCCGCCGCCGACCACGAACAGGTACGCCATCATCACGAGCGTCGAGGGCACGACCGTCTCCGCGCCCCAGAACTCGCGTTCCTCGTAGACGGGATAGGACGCTCCCAGTCCGACCGAAAAGAGCGACGCGGCGGCGCACATCGGGACGCCGACCGCGGCGAACGCGACTGCCACCGCTGGCGCAGTCCCCAGCGCGACGGACGCCAGTGGGACGAGCACGGCGAGGGGCATCGCAATTGCGAGGCCGGCGGTAACCCGACCGCGAATCTGCGTTCGTGGCGGCGTCCCGCTGAGAAGCACGAGTGGAAGTTGCGGCCGGTCGTCACCGAGCGGATTCAGTCCGAACGTCGCACCGGCGAGATACGTCGCGAGGCCGACGCCGGTCGCGGCCGCGAGCGCCCCGAACGCCTCGCCGGAAGACTGGACGAACGTCGTTCCGATCGGACCGAGGAAGAAGACGATCATCACCAAGTGACTGAACTTCTGCGGGTGCCGGACGGCGCGAACCAGGTGGCCCCACGCGATCCGTCCGGGTTTCGTGGCGACGAACGGACGCGGCGCCCCGAAGCCCCCGCTCGACGTCTTCGCCCGCGTCGCGCTCTCTGACTCCGGCGCGTCGGTGAACCAGAGGGTGGTCGCCGACCGCGTGGCGACCGCGAGTCCGAGTGGGGTGAGCGCGAGCAGCAGGAGCAAAACGGCGACCCCGCTCGGGGAGAGCGGTCGCGAGAGCGGAGTGGCGACGAACGCGAGGGCGACGTACTCCATCAGCGGACCGAACGTGAACGCGTCGAGAAGGGCCCCAGCCGAGAGCGTCCCGTCGGCGAGGCGGCGGCCGATCGACTGCGAGGCCAGGACGAGCGCGAGCATCCCGACGAAGCCGCCGATCTTGACCGCGCGGCCCAGCGCGGGCAGCCACCGGAAGAGCCGCAGGAGCCCGACTCCGAGGGCGTATCCCCAGACGGCCGCCCAACAGAGGAGCGGTAGGAGCACGAACGCGACCGTCATCGGAAACGTGGGTGACCCGAGTCCGAGGGAGAACGCGGCGACGACGGCCGCTATCGGCAGCCCGAACCAGACGGCCAGCCGTGCGATCTCGGCACCGACGAGTCCGACGACGACGGCGCGAGGGTGGACGGTCGACAGGAGGAGCGCCTCCGCTTCAGGGCTCCCGATTCGCTCTAACGTCCGCAGGGCGGCCAGCGAGACGAGGAGCAGCGGGAGCGCGGTCGCGGCGGGCCCGAGATACGGGATCGACGCCGCCGATCGTACCGTCCGTCCCAGGACGTACGCGGTCGGCAGGGTGAACAGGAGGTTTCCGCCGAAGAACAGGAGGGCCACGGCGAGTCCGAGGAGTCGACGGCGGTCGCGGGCGTACCCGCGGACGCTCCGGACGAACTCCGCGCGGGCGATACGCAGGGCGTGTGCGAGGTCGGTCCGGAGGGTCATACGCCCTCGGAGCCGCCGCCGGTTTCGCCGGCCCCCGCGACCTCGCTCTCGCCGCTCGTGACCGCGAGGAAGGCGTCCTCCAGGGACCCGCTCTCACCCGTTTCCGCGCGAGAGGTCACCGCTTCCGGCGCGCCTTCGGCGACGAGGCGGCCTTCGTAGAGGACGCCGACCTCGTCGGCGACGGCCTCAACGACCGGGAGGATGTGCGTCGAGAGGAACACCGTCGTCCCCGAGTCGGCGAAGGCCAGGATCGACTCGCGGATCCGACGCGCCGCGCGGGGATCGAGTCCCGACGTCGGTTCGTCCAGGAAGAGGACGTCCGGGTCGTGGATCACGCTCTGAACGAAGGCGGTCTTCTGTTTCATCCCCTTCGAGTAGGCCTCGATCCGCTTGTCGGCGTCCTCGCCCAACTCGAACTCCGTCAGATACCGCTCGATGCGCGCTTCGGCGACGTCGGCCGGAAGGTCTCTGAGGTCGGCGACGTATTCGAGTTGCTCGCGCGCGCTGAACTCCTCGTACAGCGGCGGCGTCTCGGGGAGGTACCCGACGTGGGGCGCCAGCGCGCGGCGGTCGGACACGTCGACCCCACAGACCCGGACGGTGCCGCTCGACGGCCGCGCGAGTCCCGTCAAGAGTCGCATCGTCGTCGTCTTCCCCGCACCGTTCGGTCCGAGGAAGCCGTACACCGTCCCGGTGGAGATCGAGAGCGAGACGCCGTCGAGGGCGACCTCCGAGCCGTACCGTTTCCGGAGGTCGTCGGCGTCGATTGCGGTGGTCGTGTGTGTGGAGGGCATCGCGATGATTGCCCTTGGGGAGCCACCCCCTAACGGTTGTGGATCGCGGAATCGCCCCCGCTTCGATCGAAATTGTTATTTCGTTGTGAGGTGACCTGCCACACGATGTGTCGAATTGGTCCCTCCCAGCGGAGCGGTAGTCGAAGCGACACCGTCCCTCCGAGCCGCGACGGCGATGACGCCCGGAGGGTCGGGTGATGACTCTGTACGCGGTCGATGCCATCGACGACGCTATCGACGCGGCGCGGGCGTTCCTCTGGCCGTTCGATCTGGGCCGGTGGGCGCGACTCGCCCTCGTGATGTTATTCGTCGGTAGCGCTGGCGGCACGCCGCCGTTCCAGTTCGGCGGCGGCGCCCCGAGCGGGTCGGGATCGCAAACGCCCGACGTCTCCGGGATTCCCGAGACGCTCCCCCCGCCCGGTGGCACGGAACTCGCGGTGATCGCAGCGATATTCGGGATCATCCTCCTCCTCGGCCTCGCGTTCCTGTTCGTGGGATCGGTGATGGAGTTCGTGTTCGTCGAGTCCCTTCGGCGCGAGGACGTGAGGATCCGCCGCTACTGGAGCGAGCGCTGGCGACAGGGCGCTCGGCTGTTCGGGTTCCGTGTCGTACTCGGGGCGCTCACCCTCGCGATCATCGGGGGCACGCTCGCCGCGGTTCTCTGGCCGCTTCTCGTCGGCGAAGGCGCGTTCTCGATCGGACTGTTGTTCCTCGCGATCCCGGTGTTCGTGGTCGTCAGCGTGATCAGTGGCCTCGTCGGCGGCTTCACGACGATGTTCGTGGTGCCGGTGATGATCGTCGAGGAGAGCGGGCTCCTCTCGGCGTGGCGGGAGTTCTGGCCGACGGTGACCGGCCAGTGGAAGCAGTACGTCGTCTACGCCGTCCTGAGCTTCGTGCTCCAACTGGTCGCCGGGATCTTGGCGAGCATCGTGACGGTACTCGGCGCCATCGGAGTCGGCATCCCGCTCGGCGTGTTCGGACTCGTTGGCGTGGGTCTGTTGAGCGTCTCCCACCTCGCCGGATGGGCGATCATCGCCCTAGCGGTGCTGCTCTTCGTCCTCGCCGCGATCGTCATCGGACTGCTCGTCGCCGTCCCGATCCAGACGTATCTCCGCTACTACGCCTTGCTCGTGCTCGGCGACACCGAGGCGGAGTTCGACCTGATCTCGGAGCGGCGAGCGGCGATCCGGGAGTGAGCAGCCGAGGATCAGAGACCTAAGACGTCGGCGTGCCGGTCGAGCACGGCCGACAGTGTCAGGTTCTTCTCTTCGAGTTCGTATCGAACCCGGACGATCGGCACGTCGACGTCGATCAGCCGCGCCAAGTCGTGCGGCGTCCCGGAGACGACCACGTCCGGGTCAGCCGCCCGAATGGTCGCTTCGAGCTCTCGAATCTGTTCCCCGCTGTAGCCCATCGCCGGGAGGACGGCATCGAGATGCGGGTACTCCTCGAACACCTCTCGGAGGGAGCCGACGGCCGACGGTGACGGATCCACGACCTCGCCGGCGCCGTACTCCCGGGCGGCGAGTAATCCGGCACCGTGCGGGGCGTCGCCGTGCGTGAGCGTGGGACCGTCCTCGACGACCAGGACGCGTTTTCCGGCGATCGCCTCCCCGTCGGCCGTGATCGTCGAGTTGGCGTGGATGATCTCCGCGTCGGGGTTCGTCCGGCGGACGTTCTCCTCGATCTCACGAATCCCGGCCACGTCCGCAGTGTTCTCCTTGTTGATGATGACGTAATCCGCCAGGCGGAGGTTCGTCTCACCGGGATGGTACCGCAGTTCCGCGCCCGCGCGGTGAGGGTCGGTCAGGACGACGTGCACGTCGGGGACGAAAAACGGGAGTTCGTTGTTACCGCCGTCCCAGACGAGGACGTCGGCCGCGTGCTCGGCCTCGGCCAGGACCGCCTCGTAGTCGACGCCCGCGAAGACGGTGTGGCCCCGTTCGATGTGGCCCTCGTACTCCTCGCGCTCCTCGATGGTGACGTCGCTCGCGTCGAGATCCGCCATCGTCTCGAAGCGCTGGACGCGCTGCGCCGCCAGGCCCCCGTACGGCATCGGCTCTCTGACGACGGCGACTTCCTTCCCGCGGTCACGGAGTAGGTCTGCGAGCTTTCGGGCGGTCTGCGACTTCCCGCATCCGGTCCGCACGGCGTCGACGGCGACAACCGGCACTGAGGACGCCAACATCATCCGATCCGGGCCGATCAATCGAAAGTCGGCCCCCGCCGCGAGGACGCGTGACGCCTGGTGCATCACGTCCTCGTGAGCGACGTCGGAGTACGAGAAGACCACGGTGTCCACCGCCTCCTCGTCGATGACCGTTTCGAGTTCCGACTCCGGACGGATCGGGATGCCATCGGGGTAGGCGTCGCCCGCCAGTTCAGGCGGATACCGTCGGTTCGGCAGGTCGTCGAGTTCGCCGATGTTCTGCGTGGGCGTGTGCGTGAACGCGACGACTCTCGCGTCCTCGTCGTCCCGGAACACCGTGTTGAAATCGTGGAAGTCGCGTCCGGCCGCTCCCATAACGACGATTCGAGTCGTGCTCATACTGCGACTAGGTCGGTCGGACGCGGGTAAATGGTTTCGACGCCGACACGAGCGACTGTACTTGCGTCGGCTGCCCGTCACTATAACCCCGCGGCGGCCGAAGGGTTCGTATGGACGGTTCCGCACCCGACCGGCGAACCGGTCCGGTCGTCGTCGCACTCGGAGGCAACACGCTACTGGGAAAGCAGGGACCGTGGACGGTCGACGAGCAGACCGCGGCCATCGAACGAACCGCCCGGGAGATCAGCGAGGCCATCGAGGACGGATACGAAATCGTCCTCACGCACGGGAACGGCCCGCAGGTCGGAACCCTGCTGTTGCAACAGGAGACCGCGAGCGAGACACCGCAGTTACCACTGGACGTCCTGGTCGCCGAAACGCAGGCACAGATCGGCTACCTCTTGCAACAGGCTCTGGACAACGAACTGACCGACTCGACGGACTTCATCACCATCGTCACCCAGGTCGTCGTCGACGGGGACGACCCGGCGTTCGCGGACCCGACGAAACCGATCGGGCCGTTCTACACCGAGGAGGCGGCCGCGGAGAAACCGTTCGAGACGAAGCGCGTGTCGACCGGCGACCGACCGTACCGTCGCGTCGTCCCGTCTCCGGAGCCCGTGGAGATCGTCGAGGGAGACGAGATCGCGAATCTCGTCCACCGGGGGAATCTCGTGATCGCTGCCGGGGGCGGGGGCGTCCCCGTCGTTCGCGACGACGGTCTCAGCGGCGTCGAAGCCGTCGTCGACAAGGACACGACCACGCGACTGCTCGCCTCCGAACTCGGCGTCGGAACGCTCGTGCTACTGACTGACGTCGAGTTCGCGTACGTGAACTACGACACGCCCGACCAGCGACCGATCCGCGAAGTCACCGCGCGGGCGCTCCGGACCCACCTCGAAGCCGGCGAGTTCGGTGCGGGGAGTATGCGTCCGAAAGTCGAGGCGTGCCTCCAGTTCGTCGAGGAGGGTGGTGATCGGGCCGTGATCACCTCGCCGGATCGGTTGCTGGACGCCCTCGCGGGAGAGACCGGTACCCAGGTTCGAGGCTGAACGGGACCAGGGTGCTGCCGCAAGTGGGGACGACCGTCCGATTCGCGACTGTCAGCCGTCCGTCGACGCTCCGTCGGTCTCTTTCCACCCGCCGGCGTCGACCACCTCGAAGAGTTGGCCCCAGTCCTCCTCGTCTTCGGCCTCGGGCAGCGAATCGCGGAGCTGTTGAAAGTCGGACTCCGGAACGAGCGAGTGCACGAGGTCGACGACGACGCGGGCGTGATAGGCCGCTTCCGCCCGGTCGGTGTGTTCGATGCGGCTCACGCGGTCCAGGAACTCGGTCCAATCGAAGCGCTGGCCGTGTTCGTGGACTGCCCCGGTCATATACCACTTGATTTCTATCGGCAGCGACGCGGCGAGGTCCTCGGCGTTGCCCTCGGGGAGTCGTTGCCCGAGTGTCAGAAGCGTCGCCCGAGCGGCCCGTACCGCCTCGCCGGTGCCTGGCAGTCCGAGTCGGTGTTGGATCTGCCCGGTGAACTCGTCGAATTGCATACGCGCGAAACTGTGCACGAGATGACATCAAACGCTAGGGTACTTCCCACGGCGTGAAAACCACGGTCTTTGTCGAGACCGTGTTAAATATAGAGGAGTAGTCAGCGAGGTCTTGGTACCCACACGCATATATGATAAACAAGTGCCACTTCCACTGAAGATAGAGCACGAGTTCAAAATGCATACACGTGTACTGGACTCATTACGACCAATGGAAGACAATGTGAATCACCGAGAAAACGATAAACACGAGTCTGAGTGGTATCGGACGCTCGTTGAAGAGGTAAATGATCTCGCAACAGTCGTCGATACCGACGGGACGATAACCTACGTCAGTCCGGCTGTCACACGGATTCTCGGCTACGACCCCGACGAATTGGTTGGCAACGAGGGATTCGAGTTCGTCCACCCCGAGGACCGGGAACGAAACGCCGACGCGCTTGAGACCGTTCTCTCGGACTCTTCTGAATCCGAGACTGTCGAGGTCCGATTCCGCCATGCCGACGGCTCGTGGCGTTGGATCGAGGCCACAATGCGGAATCGACTTGAGGATGATATCATCGATGGGATTCTCTTTAGCAGTCGAGATATCACTGAGCGAAAAGATTACGAACGCGAAGCCAGGAAATTCGCCGAAGAGTACGAAGCCCTGTTGAACAATGTGGAAGATGCCATTTTTCTCATCAATGTCGAAGAAAACGGGGATAGTGTCCGATTCGAATTTGAACGTCTCAGTCCCTCCTACGAGCGCCAAACTGGCATTACAACCGAGGAAGTGCAGGGACAGACACCACGAGACGTGTTCGGTGAAGAGCAAGGAACTGAGTTAGAAGCGAACTATCACCGCTGTGTCAACGCTGGCGAACCTATCTCGTATCAAGAAGAACTCCGAGTCGGTGAAGGAGCACGCTTCTGGCAAACGAAGCTCGCGCCGGTAGTCTCCGATGATGAAACAACTCGCCTCGTTGGGATCACTCGGAACGTGACGGAACGCGTCGAACGGGAGCGACAACTCCGTCAGCAGAACGAGCGCCTTGAAGAGTTTGCGAGTGTTATATCCCACGATTTGCGCAACCCACTCAACGTCGCACAGGGTCGTGCAACGCTCCTTGCTGAGCAGGCAGAAAGCGATCATCTCGATCCACTACTGCAGGCGCTCGACCGGATGGAGGCGATCGTTGAGGACACGTTGACTCTTGCTCGTCAAGGCGACATCATAAGCGAAACCGAGGCGATCCGTTTGACTGACCTCGTCGGGAAGTGTTGGGGGACAGTAGACACGGGCGACGCAACCATTGAGATCGTCGATGAGATGACCTTCCAAGGCGATCCAGACCGGTTACGGCACGTTTTCGAGAATCTGTTCCGAAACGCGGTTGAACACGGTGGGTCAGACGCAACCGTGCGTGTCGGACGTCACGATGAAAAGGGGATCTATGTCGAAGACGATGGGCCAGGAATTCCACTCGAAAAGCGTGACGAGGTGTTCGAACCCGGGCATACGTCGGCACATGGTGGTACTGGTTTCGGGTTGACCATCGTAAAACGAATCGTGGAAGCCCATAGCTGGGAGCTGTCTGTAACCGATGGAACTGACGGTGGGGCGCGGTTTGAGTTCGAGATGACTGAACAGGGAGAGTTCGTGTGAGTTTTCAGACTAGGTCCGTCACCAATACATCGAGAAGCGCGGTCTCAACTACTAAGTGTAGCGTCTGAGGCATAAGCTCGCTGAATGCTGCACGCGGTTTCTATCAGGTTCTAGGATTTCGAGAGAGTCGGTGAACCTTATTGCAGCGGTCGTTCCTGTGGCGTGGGAATGTCCGGATAATACAGCGTGCTTGAACGGCTATTTCTACGCTGCACATATGACGAGTCCACGACGATTCGACGACCGTACGGACGCGGGTGAACGATTGGGTGAGGCGCTACGAGACCGTGACGTCGACGCGGACATCGTCCTCGCGATCCCGCGGGGCGGGTTACCGGTCGGCCGGGCCGTCGCCGACGCGCTCGGGGTTCCGCTCGACATCGTCGTCGCCTCGAAGATCGGCGCACCGGGAAACCCGGAGTACGCGATCGGGGCCGTCGCCGCCGACGGGGCCGTCTGGCGGAACGAACGGGCCTTCGAACGGGGTGGCGTCGACGAGGAGTACTTCCAGCGGGAGCGCGAGCGCGAGGCCGAGAAGGCACGCCAGAAGGCCGAACGCTACCGTAGCGGCCGATCCGAACCGGATCTGAGCGGAAAGACCGTCGCCGTCGTCGACGACGGCATCGCGACTGGTTCCACGGTCAGAGCGTGTCTCGCGATGCTCGCCGCGACCGACGCGGAACGCATCGTGCTGGCCGTTCCGGTCGGCCCACCCGAGACCATCGCGGAGTTACGGGAGGCGGTGGACGACGTCGTCTGTCTCCGGACGCCGAGCAGTTTCGGTGGCGTCGGACGGTTCTACGACCGATTCGACCAGGTGTCCGATGCGGACGCAATGTCGTATTTGAAGACGGACCCGTAAGCGACGTCGAGCGAGGAAGCCCGCCAGTTTCACGGGACGGGAACGACCGGCGGTTACTT from Halobellus litoreus encodes:
- a CDS encoding PAS domain S-box protein, which encodes MEDNVNHRENDKHESEWYRTLVEEVNDLATVVDTDGTITYVSPAVTRILGYDPDELVGNEGFEFVHPEDRERNADALETVLSDSSESETVEVRFRHADGSWRWIEATMRNRLEDDIIDGILFSSRDITERKDYEREARKFAEEYEALLNNVEDAIFLINVEENGDSVRFEFERLSPSYERQTGITTEEVQGQTPRDVFGEEQGTELEANYHRCVNAGEPISYQEELRVGEGARFWQTKLAPVVSDDETTRLVGITRNVTERVERERQLRQQNERLEEFASVISHDLRNPLNVAQGRATLLAEQAESDHLDPLLQALDRMEAIVEDTLTLARQGDIISETEAIRLTDLVGKCWGTVDTGDATIEIVDEMTFQGDPDRLRHVFENLFRNAVEHGGSDATVRVGRHDEKGIYVEDDGPGIPLEKRDEVFEPGHTSAHGGTGFGLTIVKRIVEAHSWELSVTDGTDGGARFEFEMTEQGEFV
- a CDS encoding DUF7544 domain-containing protein — encoded protein: MTLYAVDAIDDAIDAARAFLWPFDLGRWARLALVMLFVGSAGGTPPFQFGGGAPSGSGSQTPDVSGIPETLPPPGGTELAVIAAIFGIILLLGLAFLFVGSVMEFVFVESLRREDVRIRRYWSERWRQGARLFGFRVVLGALTLAIIGGTLAAVLWPLLVGEGAFSIGLLFLAIPVFVVVSVISGLVGGFTTMFVVPVMIVEESGLLSAWREFWPTVTGQWKQYVVYAVLSFVLQLVAGILASIVTVLGAIGVGIPLGVFGLVGVGLLSVSHLAGWAIIALAVLLFVLAAIVIGLLVAVPIQTYLRYYALLVLGDTEAEFDLISERRAAIRE
- a CDS encoding DUF2267 domain-containing protein, coding for MQFDEFTGQIQHRLGLPGTGEAVRAARATLLTLGQRLPEGNAEDLAASLPIEIKWYMTGAVHEHGQRFDWTEFLDRVSRIEHTDRAEAAYHARVVVDLVHSLVPESDFQQLRDSLPEAEDEEDWGQLFEVVDAGGWKETDGASTDG
- a CDS encoding ABC transporter ATP-binding protein produces the protein MPSTHTTTAIDADDLRKRYGSEVALDGVSLSISTGTVYGFLGPNGAGKTTTMRLLTGLARPSSGTVRVCGVDVSDRRALAPHVGYLPETPPLYEEFSAREQLEYVADLRDLPADVAEARIERYLTEFELGEDADKRIEAYSKGMKQKTAFVQSVIHDPDVLFLDEPTSGLDPRAARRIRESILAFADSGTTVFLSTHILPVVEAVADEVGVLYEGRLVAEGAPEAVTSRAETGESGSLEDAFLAVTSGESEVAGAGETGGGSEGV
- a CDS encoding cyclic 2,3-diphosphoglycerate synthase, coding for MSTTRIVVMGAAGRDFHDFNTVFRDDEDARVVAFTHTPTQNIGELDDLPNRRYPPELAGDAYPDGIPIRPESELETVIDEEAVDTVVFSYSDVAHEDVMHQASRVLAAGADFRLIGPDRMMLASSVPVVAVDAVRTGCGKSQTARKLADLLRDRGKEVAVVREPMPYGGLAAQRVQRFETMADLDASDVTIEEREEYEGHIERGHTVFAGVDYEAVLAEAEHAADVLVWDGGNNELPFFVPDVHVVLTDPHRAGAELRYHPGETNLRLADYVIINKENTADVAGIREIEENVRRTNPDAEIIHANSTITADGEAIAGKRVLVVEDGPTLTHGDAPHGAGLLAAREYGAGEVVDPSPSAVGSLREVFEEYPHLDAVLPAMGYSGEQIRELEATIRAADPDVVVSGTPHDLARLIDVDVPIVRVRYELEEKNLTLSAVLDRHADVLGL
- a CDS encoding phosphoribosyltransferase, with product MTSPRRFDDRTDAGERLGEALRDRDVDADIVLAIPRGGLPVGRAVADALGVPLDIVVASKIGAPGNPEYAIGAVAADGAVWRNERAFERGGVDEEYFQREREREAEKARQKAERYRSGRSEPDLSGKTVAVVDDGIATGSTVRACLAMLAATDAERIVLAVPVGPPETIAELREAVDDVVCLRTPSSFGGVGRFYDRFDQVSDADAMSYLKTDP
- the arcC gene encoding carbamate kinase; amino-acid sequence: MDGSAPDRRTGPVVVALGGNTLLGKQGPWTVDEQTAAIERTAREISEAIEDGYEIVLTHGNGPQVGTLLLQQETASETPQLPLDVLVAETQAQIGYLLQQALDNELTDSTDFITIVTQVVVDGDDPAFADPTKPIGPFYTEEAAAEKPFETKRVSTGDRPYRRVVPSPEPVEIVEGDEIANLVHRGNLVIAAGGGGVPVVRDDGLSGVEAVVDKDTTTRLLASELGVGTLVLLTDVEFAYVNYDTPDQRPIREVTARALRTHLEAGEFGAGSMRPKVEACLQFVEEGGDRAVITSPDRLLDALAGETGTQVRG